From the Hoplias malabaricus isolate fHopMal1 chromosome 13, fHopMal1.hap1, whole genome shotgun sequence genome, the window caactaaaacaggcgaagtaagtgtccttaccctgtttacctccatgttacagaggctcttgaacacctttcgttggtgtccttacatgcccatattgttggaaaagcgccagtgaaatgagctacagataacggagtgagcggatggtttccttacatgcccaacggtcttttaaaccttattccttgaattagtaaggaataacatgttttctgactatcaataaacacaagttaggaactcaaattccactgtatttatttgtttgacaccatcatatagctggtgcttagcctttagaAACACACATGGCATTTAATTTCCATAGACGCCCACAGCAGCCAAAGCGAACACCACAGCCATCTGATTTACCACTTTAGAGATTATTAACCAAAATACCCCCCCCAAACAATAAGCTGGCAATATTGCAAACATGAGGTGAAACAACATACACAAAAATAGAAATGAAACAAGGCCATTATGAAACTTTCATGTAAATGTCTGTTTTCATTATGGGGCGGAGGGACAGATGTACAACCTTATTTTCAGCTCAGTTCATTAAACCTTTAGCTACACCTGACCTCTGGACAAACACAGAAATGTGAGCATATGTACACATGACACAAAAGGACTTTATACTGGAAtttgtgtgtaaaataaataaataaattccatgTTTATGAAGTTTATGAATGTGGTAgtatctgtgtgttttgaaatcATCATGAGAGAGCACACTAGACACTGCTAGGTTTTAACAATAAGGGTAGAAAGCAGCCTTCATGAGAATCCTTACATATTTGCACCATGTGTAATTGTTGTTTACCTCACAGCGGAAGGGCTTCTCCCCTGAGTGCTGGAGTGAGTGCACCTTTAGGGACATGCTGCgcttaaaggattttccacagGTTTCACACGTAAACGGCATGTCTTTAGTGTGAGCTGTGTGAGAGGgaagaagacagagagaagggTGAAGGGGTGAGGTGGTGTTTAACAAATTATATAGATGTGAATTCTGACTAACAGATAATGATCAGGAATGCAGTACTACACAACAGCAGACCTCTAACTACAGAAAATAATTTAGCATTGATTTCACAGCTTCTTAAAACTGACATACTCTCCACAATCACTCTATATATTTGGGAGTGTGATGTGTGGATCTGTGGATATCTGAGATGTGTGCAagaactacttttttttttttttttttttttttttttttgaagggggATTGGCAGGTTTCAGTACTCACCGACCATGTGTTTACGGACATGGGCCATTGTGTAGAATTTCTTCTCACAGATCTCACAGGCAAATTTCTTCTCGGCAAAGCCATGGACAATCTTAATATGCTCATGAAGTGACCACAGTTTTTTAAAGGATTTATTACATGACACACACTGacgaacagaacagaacacacatacaaatatatttgttaGAACCATAATTAACTGATGCCCAGTGTGAATTGCAAACCAATCCTCCATTCTACGTAGCGCTAAATATCCTTTGGATGTTACTGTCAATTTCTTACAGCTGACTCTTTGTCTCCCTCTGCTGGGGCCAAGAGAGTGTCTAAAATCGAAATTTTTATTagtaaaaacaatacatttcatatAAATCCGAATCCTCTATAAAACCAAACGTCAGggtaataatttaaaataaaatccaatCAATACGAATGGCATTTAACTCTTGAGCATCTGAACATAGCTATCCCATGCTTAGTAATGTTGTCGTCTGTACAGGCAGCAGGGGCCTTTACTTTAACGACTGCTACTTCAAACTAGTAGGTGAAGGGTGGGAAAAAATAGCCATTCATTTGTAACAGCGTGAATCCTGACATTATGGAAAATAAAAAGGTTCTTGAATGTTTTGCAGCACAAAACAACCAGAATGTCATTCTGATACAAATTGCCACTCAGtccaaataatgaatattacttaatgcatataaaaatatattattattatttataacaataataatacacattCCAAGACACTCACCTGAATATTCTTCTCACAGTCCGTTTGCTGGTGCAGTGCCAACTCGCTCTCCAGGACAAACTTCTTTCCACATTTGTCACAGATCTGCATGCGCCTGTGCGTGACGTTCATGTGCTTCTCCAGGTACCAGCGGGTGTTAAATACTCGTGGACATTTCTCACAGGACAGCATCTCACGTTCCTCCCCTTCAACCTTGGCTCCGGTCCCTGAAGCAGAAGAGGGGACGGAGCTCTTGCTATCACGGCAAGACCTGCGCTTCTGGGGCAGGACTTCGGCACTCTTCCTCCGTCCCCTGGTCGTCATGCCGGTGGTCGTAGGGGTCACGGTAGCTGCAGTTACACGTGGGGACTTTCGGCGTGGCTTGGTGCCAACACGGCCCCGACGTGACCGCTTTGCTCTCAACCTTTGATTCCcattctcctcttcctcctcctcctcatcaaggtcctcctcctcttcctctgagcTCTCTTCTTCCATGCtatcatcatcttcctcttcctcctcctcctcttcatcttcatcctctTCACTGTTACTTTTTAACTCTCCTGTAGGGTTTGCTGGGCTACTCTTTTCTCCTTTTGAGACATGTAATGTCTGGTTGTTGAGGTTCACCTCCACAATGATTTGCCCTCGTTTAAACTCTTCTTCCTCCTGGCCTCCATCCTCATCCTCTGTGTCTTCCGATGTTCCATCATTCGGGCACTGCGTTGCCCCCTTGGCCCCAGTTCCTCCAGGCCCTTCTTTGTAGTATTGCTGAACTGTGACAGGGTTTGGTCCTAGGTCTGCAGCCACCTGAGCTGCTGGTTTGGTGGCCATCTTGTTGTCAACCAACACGGAGTAGGGTTTGACCCCGGTCTCCTGCCTGTAGAGCTTTGCTGAAAGTTCACTATCTGCTGGAGGCGTGTGGTggtagtaggtgtgtgtgggaTGAGCCCTTTGCCCCCCTTCCTGCGACATGGCTTGTAGGTCAGGTATCTCTTCCTTCAGTGTCTGGCACGACTTCATcagtatgtgtatatatatgtgtataaacAGAGGGTTTTTTTGTGGAAGATACTGTCGTCTTGATGTATGACAGTCGTGGCCTCTTCCTCAAGACAGCTGAAAAGGCTAAAATGGGTTCAATCCTACCCCTTCCTCAGACAGCAAGAGGAGGGGAGGAGCCAGGAATAGAAAAGAAGGGGTGGCACCCCAATAATACTTCAGCCCAAACCAAACTGAGCCTCCATGATCTCTCCGCATTGGAAGACAGATGGAGAAAAATAGTCGTCAGGTCCGTGGTTTCCTTTCCACGACGCAATCACACGTACTTCGGGCTTACGCTGAACCAAATCAGCCAGCTTCTCAGTAAAGAGGCTTTTGTTCCTCCAACTCTACACAACGAGAGCACTTTCACTCTCAGTAAGAAAACCTCAACTACTGTTAATATCAGACAAGTCAGTTAAAGACACGAGATCCTCTCTGCTGAGATTAGCCTCTCGTGGTCACGCCCTGCCTCCCTTGATTCAGAAGCCTCTTGCCATAGCCTACCTGAAagacagaaaataaagaaaaaagaaataaaattaaatttagccTGTATGTAAAAAGCAGCACATTTAAATAAAGGCAATATATTAGAAAttgtataaacaaaaacatacagtaagtaaaaaaaaagcaaaataggtctataaaaacatacattttccaCAGCTGGGCTGAATTTGAAGCGATATTACCTGACAGGATTCAATAAAAGCTGACCTCGGACTGCAGAGATTGTCTACTATTTACTTgaccatatttttttttgtcctcaAATGACAACTTGGGTTTTTACCATCCAATacgcaagtgtgtgtgtgtgcgtgtgggagagagaaatgaaactGCTCTCTGGTTAAGGTGCAGAGATCTAAAAATCTCACTACCAATCACAAAAATATAGGCGcgcgcttacacacacacacgctgcagACCACAAACGTTTCACTTCTGTGTGGGAACGTGTTTGAGCGACTTAAATTAAGACCACAAAGAAGCTGAGTAGAGAAAACTAAGCCCttgaaaacacacatacacctttTCTACACACATTAACACCTGAATAGTTAATATCTCAATGAAATTAATTGTAGGCCTACAGATCTGGTCTCAGAATAGTTACCTCTACAAAGTCAAGCACTTAAAAACTGATGTATCAAATATATGGAAGAAAAAAATCTTGCAAAATTTTCTACAATTTTCAAATCAGCCTTAAGTAGATAGGTGGCATCAGTCCTAGTCCAGTCAATAAAAGTTGTCTGGAATAAATTTTAAACTTCCAAAGAGTGGTAAGTCCCTAAATTACGAAGTAGAGAAAGTAAATCTCAAATCACTGAATCACAGGCACTGTGAATATCACAAATTGCAATTCAACATTTAGATGGTCCAAAGACACAGACTCTTAACTAACATTTGCACTTGCCTCCATTCTGTTAATGTGAGTTTAGAGCAACTGTATTCAAACCGGTTCTCAGCGACACCTTGTTGGTACATATTTTGGCAAAATGTATGACCATCAAAGGGGTTTCCTATGAACCACTGGTTTTGAGAAATGCACAGCTAAGAAATGGCCTCcgaaaaaaacccttttttattGGTAAAGTGTGTTTTCAGAATGCATCACGAAGATTCACTCAACCGACAGTGCTGGCAGTTATACACCTCAGAGGCATAGTGAAACCACAGTTTTCAGAATGAGTGAGTTTTGTGGGACTCTGCGTTATGTAGTGGTTTACAAAGGTGTATTCAAGGAACGGTTCTGAATAATAAGTTACGACGCCCAGATTTCAGATTTGGTTTGAAAACAGATAAGAAATAAGAGGTGTAGCTAAACCCTGGGAATGACTGCTGGGTGACCTTAATAAACCCTGAAGATCAAACACCACAACCAGTGTCTGGATGAGGAGAAAGGACAAATAATGATCAATGGCCAATTAACGACAAAAAGacagacaccaacaagaaaaATAGCGCAGTTTAACCACACTCTACCCATAACGGTCTCAACCTTTACTTCCTGCGTCTCAGAGACTTGTCTTCGCTGTGTGCTTGCACTTCTGTGCGCGCATACAGCATGCCCGCCTGCAAGTATGTGCAAGCAAAATATGCATCTATGTAAAATGATAAAGTACAATTACCttaaagtgtgtttaaaaaaagccTTGATGTATGATCACTTATCTAAATGAGACTGATCAGTGCAGTAACAAGAAGAAACAAGTacaaacatatatacatacatatacacacacacacacaatatatatatatatatatatatatatatatatatatatatatatagacgaGTACTCTACACTCTATACTCTACACACTCCCACATACACCCACACCTATATAGACACACTCCGCTACCTTCCTGTATCTCTGCAGCTTTCTGAGAATCGGCAAGCACGCCAAGTGTGTGACCACACAATGGGTGCATAAGGGGTCACAGCTATGTGTTTATCTGCATGTTGGCAGTAATGTATCCTGTGCAGTAGAATGCGTTAAAGAGTCCGTATCATGTATTCTTCTtgtttgttgtaaataaaacatttgatgTGTAGCATGTTTCGTACTGtttttatgatgtcacaaaatAACATTTCCATACATCCAACTATTCAGCCCAAACCAGATTACCACCTTCAATTCATACTTAAAAATACTATTGGTCATATTAAAAAATGActtaattattacattatgaATGACTTTGGTACAGTTAAACACAAACTAGTGTAAGTATTACATGCATACATAAAATATCATATTGCTTGTACATGgtagaatttttatttatttatttgtttgtttatttatttatttttgccttgCATTGTTTAACGTGTTAGACCTTGCGAATACTTTCATCCAAACTCACCTATAACATCTGATATACAGCAGAATCTCACAGCATACAATTATCATTTGGAATAGACTAAAGATCTCATTATCATGTCAATACCACAAAGGCCAAATTAAGATAATGCTTGTGCAGTTCTATTCTAAGTGAAACTATATGGGACCATCTCCTACGCTCCTCAGCTCTCGCCCACTCTTACTAGATCAGCAAAGGTGTGTGCTGCGAAGTGGAAATGTGTGGGTGCTGTATACTTCTATTTCATTCTTTGAGCATTTAGATCAGTGTGCAAGGACACGCACAAAAACCTGTGCTATGGCAGATGGTTTAATCAGCAAGAAACTCAAGCTTTGCTGGTGATGATGCCAAGAGAGACATTTATAGTAGACCTGCTGGCCTGATCACAAATCAGCCACAAGCACTTCCCCACGTGTTCTGAGGATGTTAAGGCTGTAATTGATGACATACCACATGTAAGACACTATTTAGACTAATTATGTTTTTGGTGGGGTGCCTAAGCccaaaaacatgggataaaacaagcaaTTCTGATCTTCCTATGATGagttaagtttaaaaaaaattgagcaGAGAAATGAGACATCAATGCAAAACCAGCAAAAACAAGAACGGCTTCTGTGTGCCCTGTTTCTCATTGCTTCATTCTTGTGCCTGGGTTGTGTGTAGCTTATTGTCATGTAAAGGAACGGTTATTGAAATGGGTTGCTCTAATCAGGGCTGTTAAGAAAGAATGAGAATGGTACAGTTGTGTTTGATTCCTGTCATAGTTTAACCAAAGCAGgtacagacatttcattaacaccccagagaaaaggaaatacTTTACATACTGTAACGTTTGTATGGTGCAGAATGAATGGTAACCACCATTTTGTTTGATATTCGTTACACCTAGTTAAGTCAGTCAATTGCATTATTCTGAAACAAGCTTGACCTAAGTGACTTACGaatgaaatgaacaaatgaaactGAGATGAGATTAAGGATGTGTAAAGGTAGCTTATGGTTCGGGACAGATGCATATCACCTTCATTTCACAAATTATGCATGATGAAAAATTTGCTATGTAAAAACGAAACAGGCAATGTGCCTGTGTGTACTTAAGAGAGTCAGAAGATACTTCAGTACTTTCACAAAACACTTTCACACAAGAAGGACAAATACTTGTCTGTGGGTAAGAAAGGAACTGATATATCATAAGAAAAACTACCCTTGCCGTATTCCTCCTTTTCACTCTTGATCTTACTTTCTCAATGCCAAGCTAACCCTCTTCCTCCTGAGtgaggatgaagatgatgacTCATGTAGGTTTGTTTCACACTACTAGTTCCTTTGATGTGGGCAACCACTAAAGTATTGAAATCTCTGAAACTATcgtactcattcactcattgtgtggttattacacatttataatcTTGCTAAGAATCAAAATGAAAGTGTTGTATTGATTTTACACAAAAAAGCAATTTATTTTCAGCACTTTAGTCTGACCTAAGCATCTTGGTGTAGTCAACATGTACAACATGAAAAAGAATGAAATCATCTAGCTATTACTCCAAGGTCAGGATCTTTTATCTGTCtcatacaaatacatttactgTCTCTTTTAAATCTACAGACCCTTAGCCTTCATCTGTAATCAGGCAACTTCAAATAATCTCAAATTACTAATTCAAGTTGGTACCAATGGGTGGCTAATACCGATGAGCCAAGAGCTTgcaaaagagacagaaaagaagCACAAGAGGGTGAGCTCAGTGCCAAAGAAATATTAATTTACTTCACTGCTGTTATGTGGCTGATTAAATTAACTAATATAAAAGAATCTATCCTGCTGGTCATAACAGTATGTGGTAGTTTGTTATAGGAAGCAGCACTGTGAAAGGTTAGGCAAGTCTGTTAGGTTGTTCATGAGATACACCTTAGTGTACCCCAAACCACCACAAAATTAACCAAATCAATGAGAGCCAGTCAACAGTCAGTTGTTGTAGTTGATGAGTTGGAAGCAGGTAAAATCGATAACCCTTAGGATCAACGCTTCTCTGTTTGATCAAATtgtggtggtcataatgttctGGCCAGAACATCTTCAAAACTGCATGTCTCATTGGATGTTCCGTGTATGCAGTCAAAGTTGATCACTGAATTTTCATGGCATTAATAGATTAAACAATTGGTCAGGTCCTGCGcccaaaaataaatgtttgggTTTAATGCAGAGCTCTGGGGAGGGGCTTTTCTATGTACAGTATACCTGAACTAAAGTAAAGATGCGTAAAATATATACACCATGAACCTGGCTGCTTCACTTAgcccagtggttctcaaactgtggtgcGGAAGGGAACACAATCCCACAGCATTTTGtgaaatccatgtaaagaaagcccagtttcagttgctTAGTGGAGGTAAGCAAAAGCTAGAGACGGATGTGGGCAATTTGGACTTTTGGACAAAAATGGCACCACTGACTTAGCCAattaatctgctctggtccacTCAGATCAGTTAGTCAAGTTTGTCTTTTTCACCAAACAGACTTGATTCTCTCTTAAAGTACAAGTTTTACAGTGCCATCTTGTGGAGTACAGAGTTCAGACATGTCTTTTGTTTTAGTTCAGATACATACATTAATGAAGACAAGTAtgtgtaaagaaaaaaatgttgtcCTGATTTACTaatcaaattaataataataataatccaaaaTTTCTtgaataaatcaattaattGAACAACTGTGCCCCTCTTTAATTAGTCCCTACAAAAATGGTTCAGGGAAGGAAACCTGATGACAGGTTCATCAAAGgatcagcatgcaaacagacagaaGATCTAGTCAACcattagaaatatatatcaaagaaatatttgcagatttaaaataaataaaaataaataaatacataaaaagtaTTATACTTAAGCCATATAGTGTTTCAAACATTAGTGAGAAAGCAGCTCTTCTGCAGGACTATCCTTCACTTCGCTCgcacatcaataaacctatcgTTGGTTCATTGGTTGTCATCTTTTGGACCACTTTTGGGATGTAAAAACGTGTGTCCAGTTTTCCTGCTTGCAGACATCGACTGTAACACTGTACCGAGCAGGCTTTTCACATTAATTACATTACTGACTTATCATACAACATGAATATGTCGACAATAAATtttgctgcccattgtgtttactTACGTGTTTATTTACATGAGAAAGAACGTCACCAGTACGAGGTTTGAGGAATAAATGTGTCAGTATTTTCTGTGGTCAAGACATATTGATCAATATTGTAAAGACTGACAGGTTATTCAACTAACAGTCCTGGTATACATGTTGAGTTTCTCTTGGCAATCCAGGTGTTTCACTGATGCTTTGTCAGTGTAAGTGCTGTGATTTCTGGCTgagtataaaaataatttacattctTTGCTGTTTTCACTGTACTGGTCACTGTGACAATACCTCCAAAATCATATGTAGGTTATTCCACTGGCAATAGATGGATAGGAGCAGAGAGTAAGGGTGTTTCCAGAACTGTATCAGCATTTCATATTTGACTATTTATCAAAACCTTTGAAAGAAAAATGTTCCAGCACCTTAACTATATTAGATGCCACTTTTCAGGCTAATCGCAATCTGTGGTCATTTTCATAACTCTGAAAGATTAAATTACAGGAACACCATTATGGTCAACCCCCTCCCTAATCATGTATGTGGtcaattgttttttatttttttttgtggtatGATAAAAAACCCTAATatatttggttgttttttttcccaacatAAACTGCTTCATAAATTCCAAACTGCCAAAGGAATCTTTCAAGCAAGGAAGCTTAACTGAGGTGTCCCTTTGAGTCAACTGTCTCCTAATTAGATATTTCTGTGTTCAATAtgtgttaaatataatatacagtTAATCACCCTACAGACTGTAATATATTAGACTTCATGCAAAATGTAGAAATATTTTGGAAAAACATTACGTTTTTAAACACTACTCTCTGCTATGTATTGCACTGTTTAACAAAGTAATATTTACCTACGCGTGTATTATTATGGAACTATAATACAATATTATATGTATAATTGTGGCACTAAACATACTCCCAAATTGCTAGCTACTTGATAAAGTTGACAGTGAACTCGGAAACCTTATTTACCTGCTGCATGAAAGGCAAACAAAAGTATTAAAAAGATTTTCTTAAAATGGTATACCAAATTAAAAAACGAATAAAACAATTATGCTAACAAAACCATTATATTCCCCTAACCGCATAAAGACGCTGGAAAGCGGGAACATTTTCAAAGCGTTTCGTAGCAACAGCTAAAACAGTGAGCTACCTACGCTAAG encodes:
- the znf652 gene encoding zinc finger protein 652, whose translation is MKSCQTLKEEIPDLQAMSQEGGQRAHPTHTYYHHTPPADSELSAKLYRQETGVKPYSVLVDNKMATKPAAQVAADLGPNPVTVQQYYKEGPGGTGAKGATQCPNDGTSEDTEDEDGGQEEEEFKRGQIIVEVNLNNQTLHVSKGEKSSPANPTGELKSNSEEDEDEEEEEEEEDDDSMEEESSEEEEEDLDEEEEEEENGNQRLRAKRSRRGRVGTKPRRKSPRVTAATVTPTTTGMTTRGRRKSAEVLPQKRRSCRDSKSSVPSSASGTGAKVEGEEREMLSCEKCPRVFNTRWYLEKHMNVTHRRMQICDKCGKKFVLESELALHQQTDCEKNIQCVSCNKSFKKLWSLHEHIKIVHGFAEKKFACEICEKKFYTMAHVRKHMVAHTKDMPFTCETCGKSFKRSMSLKVHSLQHSGEKPFRCENCDERFQYKYQLRSHMSIHIGHKQFMCQWCGKDFNMKQYFDEHMKTHTGEKPFICEICGKSFTSRPNMKRHRRTHTGEKPYPCEVCGQRFRFSNMLKAHREKCFRVTSPMTLQPSTMPLPIHLTGHTPSSSGHAPITPPHSQTTSTIAAMGTGMIGSASVPLSQRCGIGHGFSQLHMPTTPTQHHQTHTHTPVHHPGHTSMTSQHLSVPSSLLPPPPALFKSEPINHCTHEETYLRQGSTQHH